GGCCGTGGTGGAGGATGCGACGACGACGCTTCCGCAGGCCATCGCTTCAAGAGCCGGCAGGCCGAATCCCTCGTAAAGTGAGGGGATCACGGTGGCGGCCGCTCCTCTGTACCACGCGGGTAGATCCTCTTCTGGGATTCCTCCCAGGAAAACGACGCGGTCGGCAATGCCGAGGGATACCGCGAAGGATTCCAACTCGGCGTCGCGGGAGCTTGAGAACACCAGCTTGACATCAGGGACTCGGGACAACGCACGCAGCAGTCGGGGAAGGTTCTTGTGTGGCCGACAATTACCGACGTGCAACAGGTAAGGCCAGTCGCAGGTCATGGTGCGGCCATTCGGGCTGAAGCTGGCATCAACGCCGTTGCCCACAACTGTGATCGTTCCCGCATCCACATCGGCCCATTCGGCGATGCGATTGCGAGAGAACTCGGAGACCGTCAGGGTGGCGATATCATCCCGCTTGACTGCCCGCCTCACCACAGACTGGTAGTAGGCCCGTTTCGCGGTCGATCGTTCGTCCTCGATGTCGAGGTGGATGAGGTCGTGGACGGTGAAGGCGCTCCTGCCGTGCCACGACAGGCATGGCGTGTATCCAGGCGACACGTAAATGCTGTTCGACTCGTCGATCCCGGCCTTGTGCGGTAGGAGCTCGGACTCGATCAACCCACGAGCGCTGACGGGGTGAGCGCCGCGAAGATCAATCGTGTCGGGAGGCATCGCCTTTCGTATGTGTTCGGAGAACCGTCCAATCCCGTGGGAACCTGACCATCGGGAGTCGAAGAGGATGGTCATGACTCGACCTTGTCGTAGATTCGTGAGATTTCCGTCGCCATTCCGCGCACTGTCGGTACCTCGTCAGAAAGCTTGGGGCGCTGGTCCATGTGAAGGCCCTGCTCGACCGCGATCCTGGCCAAGCCGTCGATGTCGTCGGCCTCCGCGATGCATCGCGGAGGCAGGATCTCCGGGTTACCGCCGATCGGGCTGGCAGAGACCCCCATCCCCTGTGCGACCGCGTCGAGGAGAGTGTAGGAGCAGTTGTCCGACTTCGATGGCTGAATGATGACGTCATGGTCGGCCATCGCTTCGTCGGGATTGACGAAGCCGGGGAAACTCACCTTGTCGTCGAGGCCCAAGCGGTGCGTCAAGGTCTTGAGGGACGCTTCCTCCTCCCCGGTACCGGCCACCGTCAGGGTTGCCTCCGGGTGATCACGGACAATGTGTGCGAAGGCTCGAACCGTCGCACCAATGTTTTTTTCCTTGGACAGCCGTGCCAAGGACAGCAGCTTCAGGCCGGGCTCACGGGATGGCGGGGTGGCGGGTCGGTCCACCCCGTTGAGGATGACCGTAATCGGCGTCTTGGTGTGCCAAAACTTGCGCATGTCCCGTCTGGTCGAGGCGCTCACGGCGATCACGTGCGAGAACCGACGCAGCCGTACGTGATGGGCCGTCTCCATCGCGATGGCCGAGGGCAATGTCGGATGGAACATGAATCGGTCCGGCGGGATGTGGTGCTCGGTGGACACGAGCTTGACTCCAGTCCCGACCGAGGCCATCGTCGCCAGGAAGTCGGCCCTGGCCAGATGAGAGTGGACGATGTCAGGCTTGACTCGTTTGATCGTCGCGCGCAATGACGCTGCCGCAGCCCTGGTTCCCGCATCGATGGGAAGATCAGCAACCTCAACGTTCATCTCACGTAGCCGGTCGGCCAACGGGCCCGACGGGCAGGTGACGACCATCCTCCAGCCAGGAATCCCCACCGAGGCGACGTCGAGGATGTGACGAGCAACCCCGGCGAGGTTGCTCACCGGGGACACCCACAGGGTGGTCCGCTCGTTCATCAGAACCACTGCTCCAGGCGCTCCAGAGCCGTCCAGAATCCCTCACCGTTGTTGACATGCCCCTGCCAGATCTCCGGGATGAAGGTGACGCCGGGGGCCAACTCGTCGAGCTGCTTGGCGGTCATCGGCCAGTCGATCTCGCCCTCGCCGATCTGCGGGCCCTCACCGTCGACACCCTCAGCGTCAACGATGTGCAGGTGGTCACTGAGCGGGGCCAGCTTGGCGACGTAGTCACTGAAGGGGATCTTGTTGAAGTTGGCTGCCAGCTTGGAGTGGGACAGGTCGAAGGTGAGCCGGCGTCCGTACTGGTTGCAGAACTCGACGGTGTCGTCCAGGCCCATGAACAGGTTGTGGTGCTGCTGGCCACCCATGAGCCACGGGTAGGGCGGCAGGGTCTGGGAGGTCAGGCGCACGCCGTCCTCGTCGATTCGCTCGAGGGCCTGGGCAATCCGGGCGTACATGGCCGGACGTTCCTCAGGGGCCACGAAGGCGTCCTTGGTGAACCCGCCCATCGTGCAGATGACGACCGGGGGCTCCTCGGCGTCGAACCACGTGTCGAGGTCACGGGCGATCTGGATGACCTTCTGCACCTCGACGATCGAGCGCTCCCAGATGTCCTCGTCGGGGGAGGCCAGATTGATGATGAAGTCACCGGCGTACAGGTCCGGGCAGTGGACGGTGTAGCTCATGCCGTCGAACTTGTGATTCCCGAAGGCATCGGCGATCTGCTCGGCCGTCATCTCCACGTCCTTGTAGGACAGGTGGAACTCCAGGAAGCTTGGGTTGGTCTCGGAGTGGGCCAGGAGCTTGCGGGCGTCGTGGTAACGCACCGGCAGACCCCACGGCCGACGGAAGGTGTAGTTGCGACCCTGGGCGACGGCGTCGGTCAGGTCGGTGTCGTAGAAGAAGTCACCGGCCTCGATGTCGCGTCGCATGGTGCGCCCGACCAACTCATCCAAGTGGTTGGGTTGCAGGCCACGGCCAGGAGACTTGACGGCCACGGCGTCGCGGGTGATGACCTCGCCGCTGTGCAGGGTGCGAGTAGCCACCAGGGACTTGGCCAGGTTGGCGCGGTTCATCATCTCGCCGGTCGACACTGCGCGGGCCTTGTCGGAGCCCAGGGCCAGTTCGACCTCGCGGATGCGCGAGACCATCTCGCCGAACTCCTCAGGGAGCAAGGAGACCTGGTGGTCATTACCCTCGAGGGTTTTGTCGATGGTGAAGTGCTTCTCGATGATGTGGGCGCCACGAGCCACCGCGGCGATCGGCACGTGGTAGCCGCGCTCGTGGCCGGAGTAGCCGACCGGGCAGTTGCCCAGAACAGCCAGACGATCCATGTAACGCAGGTTGACGTCCTTGAAGGGGGCCGGGTAGGTCGACTGGCACTGCAGCAGGGCGAACTGGGCACCGGCGTGACGCAGCACGTCCACCGACCCGAGGATCTCGTCCTCGGTGGACATGCCGGTGGAGACCAACATCGGCAGGTGCTCGGCGGCACAGGCGCGCAGCAAGGAGTGGTTCGTCATGTCGGCGCTGGCGATCTTGAGGGCTGGCACGCCGTAGTCGGCCAGAACCTTGAGGCTGGGCAAGTCCCACGGGGTGCAGAAGGCGTCGATGTCGACGGCCTTGCAGTGGTCGAAGATGTCGATCATCTGCTCGGGGCTCAGCGAGAACTTGGCCAGCAGATTGAGGGTGTACTGGGCGCCCAGATCCTCGCCGGCGGTGGCACCACCAGCCTGACGGTAGAGGGCGTCCAGATCACGCAGCTGGAACTTGACGGCGTCGGCGCCAGCCTCCTTGGCCAGGTCGACCAGGTGCTTGGCCAGCTTGACGTCCCCCTGGTGGTTGTTGCCGATCTCGGCGATGAGCAGGCAGGGATGGCCCTCACCGATGGTGTGTCGGCCGATGGTCATCTCGCTGGCTCCCTCGGTGGCGACGGCGGCCAAGTGACCACGTTCGTCGACCAGCGGGATGACCTCGATGCCGGGCCGGAAGAGACCGGAGATGGCCGAGACGTCGGCGCCGAGATTGGCGCGCACGCAGTCGGGATTGGCGGCCGCACGCACCGGGGTCGTCATGTCTCCAGCTTGCGCAGAGGTGATCCAGCGGCGGAAGTCGCCGTCGGAGAAGGATCCGGTGAGCATGCCGTGCTCGTCAACGCAGAAGACGATGCCCGACTTGTTGTCGGTGATCTTCGTCAGTGCGGTGAGTACGGTGTCTTCACCGAAGACGGTGAACGGGGTGGTCTGGCGGTTGATGATCATGGCGTGAAGGGGCCTCTTCCTGGATCGTGGGGGTTCAGAGAGTCAGTCGGGAAAGCTCAGCCGCTGCAATGTCAAAGTCGTGCAGGGAGTCGATGTCGATGCCCTCGATGGGATCCATCACGAATAGCTCGATCTGGCCGCCGAGACGATTGTGGTCGCGCTGATAAATCTCAGTCTTTGTCAGGTAGAGGGACCCCGTCTCCCGGTAACGCAACTGATCAGGGGTCATGTCTTGACGACGGGGACGATTCTCGTATGGGTAGTGGGCGGCGACTTGTGGTTCCTTCTGCCAGATGAAGATCGGTTCGGGGACCACGCCGACCATGGAGTCGGCGCATGAGGCCGCGAACTCCTCCAGGGCTCGGCCCATGGTGGTGGGCAGGCGCAGCGGGGAGGTGGCCTGCAACAGCATTACCTGGTCAGGGCGGCGACCCTGGGCAGTGAGGACGTCGATGGCGTGCTCGACGACTGGCTCGGTGGCGGTGGTGTCCTGGGCCAGTTCGTCGGGGCGGTCGATGACTCCGGCTCCCGCCCTGCGGGAGACCTCGGCGATCTCGGCGTCCTCGGTGGAGACGTAGACGTCCAGGCCGGCAGTGGCGAGGGCCTGCTCAATGGTCCACACCAGTAATGGCTTGCCGGCGAGATCCTTGAGGTTCTTGCGCGGAATCCCCTTCGACCCGCCCCGGGCCGGGATGATGGCGAGAGTGTTTGGGCTCATCGGTTCTCCTGGGAGTTACTCGTCATGCCGTGCTGGCCGATGAAACCGGCCCCTCCGGTGATGATGATCTTCACTGGTGTGTGCACCTCTCGGATGGTTTGCGGTTCGGACGGTCGGACGACGGGGAAGTTCTTTGCCCCAGGTGATGGAAGTACCCGGCGATTCCAGCTCCCACCCAGCCGCCAGCAGCATTCTCAACGGCATTGGAGATGAGGGGACGACGCCCCAGTTGAGGCAAGGCGTATTGGGCCGTTTCGGAGCAGATGCCAATGATTGTGGCGGCAACGCCCCACTTCCACCAACGTACTTTCGGCCAGCCGAGGGTGGCCAAGCACGCCAAGGGGAAAAGCATGAACAAGTTGAGAGCATGATCCCCAACTGTGGCAACCTGGTCGCCGGTGAGGGGGCGTGCTCCGATGGGTGTTACCCCGCCGGTGAGACGGTACCCAATGTTGTACTTGAAGGTTCCGATGCGTTGGCCGATGGGAACAATCACGCCGACAGTGGCAGCAAGAAGGTAGAGCCCCGTCAGGGCTCTGGCACCATGTTGAATTCGGGTGGCCATCAGTATGCCCCCGAGGAGGTGAATACCGCGCGGAAGGTCTTGACGAGGATGCTGGCGTCCTGAAGGATCGACCAATTGTCCACGTAGTAGAGGTCGAGACGGACGGTGTCCTCCCAGGACAGGTCGGAGCGACCCGACACCTGCCACAGGCCGGTGATTCCAGGGCGAACATCGAGACGCCTACGCACATGGGACTCGTAGGCGGCCACCTCATTCTCCAGAGCCGGACGCGGACCGACCAGGGACATGTCACCACGCAACACGTTGTAGAACTGCGGGATCTCGTCGATGGAGTAGCGACGGTGGAACTTGCCGCACTTGGTGATGCGCGGGTCGTCCTTGATCTTGAACAGGACGCCGTCGGACTCGTTCTTGTCTGCCAGCATCTTGGCCTTGATCTCGTCGGCGTTGACGACCATCGAGCGCAGTTTGTAGCACTCGAAGATCTCTCCCTTGCGTCCGACCCGGCGCTGCTTGTAGAACACGGGAC
The genomic region above belongs to Cutibacterium equinum and contains:
- a CDS encoding glycosyltransferase family 4 protein, with product MNERTTLWVSPVSNLAGVARHILDVASVGIPGWRMVVTCPSGPLADRLREMNVEVADLPIDAGTRAAAASLRATIKRVKPDIVHSHLARADFLATMASVGTGVKLVSTEHHIPPDRFMFHPTLPSAIAMETAHHVRLRRFSHVIAVSASTRRDMRKFWHTKTPITVILNGVDRPATPPSREPGLKLLSLARLSKEKNIGATVRAFAHIVRDHPEATLTVAGTGEEEASLKTLTHRLGLDDKVSFPGFVNPDEAMADHDVIIQPSKSDNCSYTLLDAVAQGMGVSASPIGGNPEILPPRCIAEADDIDGLARIAVEQGLHMDQRPKLSDEVPTVRGMATEISRIYDKVES
- a CDS encoding N-acetylneuraminate synthase family protein, with translation MIINRQTTPFTVFGEDTVLTALTKITDNKSGIVFCVDEHGMLTGSFSDGDFRRWITSAQAGDMTTPVRAAANPDCVRANLGADVSAISGLFRPGIEVIPLVDERGHLAAVATEGASEMTIGRHTIGEGHPCLLIAEIGNNHQGDVKLAKHLVDLAKEAGADAVKFQLRDLDALYRQAGGATAGEDLGAQYTLNLLAKFSLSPEQMIDIFDHCKAVDIDAFCTPWDLPSLKVLADYGVPALKIASADMTNHSLLRACAAEHLPMLVSTGMSTEDEILGSVDVLRHAGAQFALLQCQSTYPAPFKDVNLRYMDRLAVLGNCPVGYSGHERGYHVPIAAVARGAHIIEKHFTIDKTLEGNDHQVSLLPEEFGEMVSRIREVELALGSDKARAVSTGEMMNRANLAKSLVATRTLHSGEVITRDAVAVKSPGRGLQPNHLDELVGRTMRRDIEAGDFFYDTDLTDAVAQGRNYTFRRPWGLPVRYHDARKLLAHSETNPSFLEFHLSYKDVEMTAEQIADAFGNHKFDGMSYTVHCPDLYAGDFIINLASPDEDIWERSIVEVQKVIQIARDLDTWFDAEEPPVVICTMGGFTKDAFVAPEERPAMYARIAQALERIDEDGVRLTSQTLPPYPWLMGGQQHHNLFMGLDDTVEFCNQYGRRLTFDLSHSKLAANFNKIPFSDYVAKLAPLSDHLHIVDAEGVDGEGPQIGEGEIDWPMTAKQLDELAPGVTFIPEIWQGHVNNGEGFWTALERLEQWF
- a CDS encoding acylneuraminate cytidylyltransferase family protein → MSPNTLAIIPARGGSKGIPRKNLKDLAGKPLLVWTIEQALATAGLDVYVSTEDAEIAEVSRRAGAGVIDRPDELAQDTTATEPVVEHAIDVLTAQGRRPDQVMLLQATSPLRLPTTMGRALEEFAASCADSMVGVVPEPIFIWQKEPQVAAHYPYENRPRRQDMTPDQLRYRETGSLYLTKTEIYQRDHNRLGGQIELFVMDPIEGIDIDSLHDFDIAAAELSRLTL
- a CDS encoding VanZ family protein; its protein translation is MATRIQHGARALTGLYLLAATVGVIVPIGQRIGTFKYNIGYRLTGGVTPIGARPLTGDQVATVGDHALNLFMLFPLACLATLGWPKVRWWKWGVAATIIGICSETAQYALPQLGRRPLISNAVENAAGGWVGAGIAGYFHHLGQRTSPSSDRPNRKPSERCTHQ